The genomic DNA CGGCGAGGTAGGCTTGTCCGGGGAAATCCGCAACGTGCCGCAACTGGAACGCCGCCTGAGTGAAGCGGCCCGCCTGGGCTTCACCAAAGCGCTGGTGCCGGCCGCCGCCCGAGCGAAGGCGCCGTGCGCCGACTTTACACTGGTACACGTCCGGGATGTGAAACAGGCCCTGGCAGCGGCGCTGACCGGGCAGAGGGAAACCGAACCCGACGCCGAATAGCAGTTTATCCAGCGCAGATGCCAGCGTGATATAATCACCGCTTATTATTCCTGATGAGGCCGATTGAACAAAGTCCTTCGCATATTGCTGATTATCGCCGGGTCCATCGCCCTGGGGCTGGGCATACTTGGCATTTTCCTGCCTCTGCTGCCGACAACCCCGTTTCTGCTACTGGCCGCCGCCGCCTACGCCCGCAGTTCCGACCGGTTCCATGACTGGCTGCTGGGGCACCGGGTCTTCGGCGAATACATCCGCAACTACCGCGACCATCGCGCCATCAAGCTCCAGGCCAAAGTGATGGGCATCACCATGCTGTGGCTGACCATCGGCGTCAGCATCCTGCTGGTCAGTCTGTTATGGGTAAAGCTACTGCTGGCGATAATCGCCATCGGGGTCACCTGGCACCTGCTGTCGCTTAAAACCATCCGATCATAGAAAAGGGGCGCCTCATTGCTGAGGCGCCCAAATGGTATTTCGGTCTAACCGGCTTTAAAGCTTCGGCTCATGCCGCTTATCTGATTGACCTAATTCCAGATCCAGCATGATGCCCGCTTCTTCAGCGGCCGGATGATGGTGCGTCTTGCGCAGGGCAATCTGGGGTAGTAAAAAGACCGCCGCAGTTGCCGTACCCAGAAGCAGGGCGCCGACAATAAAAACCTGATCAATAGAAACACTGTACGCAGATTTCAAGGTTTCCAGAAAACCGGCAAATGCCGCATTAAGCTGGTCCTGTACTGCAGCTGGCGCCTGGGCGATCAGGTTCTGTATCTGCGCCTGGCCTTCAGAGCTCAGGAAAGCCTGAATAGTGTTACCGTCAATATGCACCGGTGTAGCCGGACTAATCTGCTGGATCGCCTTGATAAAGGGGTCGTTGTTAATATCTGTTAATTGCCCGGCCAGGCCGGCATTCATCACGCCGCCCAGCACGGCACCGCCGACAGTGCCGCCAACGCTGCGGAACAACTGGATACCGGCGGTTACCTCACCCAGACGAGCCTGAGAAAAGGCGTTCTGCACCGCCAGGGTGAAGATGGGCATGGTGATACCCAGACCCAAACCGATAATAATCATGCGCATGACCAGCCCGCCGGAAGTGGTGTTCTGGTCAATTTGAGAAAACAGAATCATGCCGATGGTGGCGCCCATCATACCCAAAATAGCCAGTATCTTATAATTGCCGGTGCGGGAGACCAGTTGGCCAGAGATGATTGAGGCGGAGACCATCGCCAGCGACATCGGCATCAGGATTAAACCGGAGTTGGTAGCCGAGACGCCGGTGACACCTTGGGCAAACACCGGAATGAATAAAATGGAACCAAACATCCCCAGGGCGCTGAAAAAGACCGCCACCACAGAGACCGAAAAGACCTTGTTGCGAAATAGTCCCAATGACAGGATGGGGTCCCGGGCTTTTCGCTCACGCCAGATGAACAGAATCAAAGATACCGCCGCCCCGGCAAGTAATCCAATGATCATGACGGAACCCCAGGCATACTCCGAACCGCCCCAGACCAGCGCCAGCAGCAACGGCACCAGGGTCAGCGTGATAAGCACCGCGCCCAGATAGTCAATGGACCGGCTTTTAATTTCGTGCGCCGAGGAAATTTTCCTGGGTAAAGCCGCCGCCATGACGGCCAGCGCGGCCAGGCCGAGCGGAATATTAACGTAAAATATCCAGCGCCAGGAGAAGCTGTCAGTCAGCCAGCCGCCAAGTAACGGACCTATGACCGAGGTAACACCGAAGACCGCACCGAGCAGCCCCTGATACTTGCCGCGCTGAGCCGGGGGAAAGAGGTCACCAACGATAGCAAAGGAATTGACCATGATGGCGCCGCCGCCGATACCCTGAATACCACGGAAGAAAATCAACTGAGTCATGCTTTGCGCCAGACCGGACAGGATTGAACCGAATAGAAAGATGACTACCGCCAGCAGGATTAGATTGCGCCGGCCGAACATATCAGATAGTTTGCCATAAATGGGCACGGTCACCGCTGAAGCCAGCATGTAAGCAGTGAACACCCATGACAGGTGGGACAGGCCTTCAAATTCCTGTACGATACGCGGCATGGCGGTGGCTACGATAGTCTGGTCAAGTGAGGCCAGCATCAGGGTGATCATTACGCCCGCCATAATAAGGGCGGTCTTGGGTTTGGGCGTCATATTACCTCTTTTCAGTATTCTTGGAATTGACGATTTTGTCCACCAGACAGCTCAGGATTTCAAATTCAGCGTCATCCAGCACACCAAACACCTGATTCAACTGCTCCAGACGCTGTTGCCGAACCGCCTCCACCTGCTGGCGGCTGGCTTCCGGCAAACTTAAAATCAGGGCACGGCGATCATCCAGCGACTGCTGGCGAGTGAGTAAGCCCTTGCAGACCAGACTTTCCACCAACTGAGTGGCGGCGCTGGAGGTAATGCCAAGCAAGCCGGCCAGTTCCTTGATGCCGATGCCCTCGTTTTCGCTCACCAGATGAAGGGCCAGCCACTGGGAGTGGGCCAGTCCTTCGCCAGCGGCAGCCTGAGTGTCCGGGGCCATGAGGCGCTTTAGCGAATGGAATCGCTTCATTAAGCACCCGATTTGTTGTCGGCGGTCAGCCATCGTCAATCCTTAGATAAGTTACTATATAGATTAGCACCTTATCTAATAACCTGTCAAAAAAAACAAGGAGGGTTATCCAGCCCGATTGAGGAGATTTACAGCCAGGCTTAGTCGGTGCGGAAAGTCACCGCCAACACACCGGGGCCGCCGTGGGCGCCCAGCACCGGACCAATCCGGGCGAGGTGAATCTTGTCCATGGGAACGAATTCGGCCAGCCGTTTAACCAATGCTTTGGCCTCATCCGGCGTAGTGGAATGCACCACCGATAAGTCAACGATACTGTGGCCGGCGTTTTTGACCAGATCAACCAGTCGTTCAACCCCTTTGTTCCGGCTTCTGACCTGGCTGACCGGCACAAATTCACCGCCCTGAATATCCAGCAACGGCTTAACGTTCAGTACGGAACCCATCAGCGCCTTGGCCCGGCCGATGCGGCCGCCGCGGGCAATGTATGTCAAGGTATCAAAGAGAACTAACAGGGTGATTTTAGTGACGGAGTCGCGGGCGGCAGCGGCTACCGATTGGAGGTCGTAACCGGCCTGAGCAAGGCGGGCGGCGGTCAGGGTTACCAGACCGGTAGCCATGGAAATGAAAGTAGAGTCCACTATTTCCACCGGCACCGGGTTTTTCATCATTTTGGCCCCCTGCCGGGCAGAGGAAATGGTGCCGCTCATTTTCTCCGAAAGGTGGACAGAAACGATACCATCAGCCCCTTCAGCGATACGGTCAAAGGCATCGGCAAAGTCCTGGGGCGAGGGCTGGGCGGTTGTCGGATGAACCGGACCGTTCTGCAAGCGGGAGTAGAAATCATCCTCGGTAATATCCACCCGATCCCGGAAGGAATCAACGCCGAACTGGACATACAACGGAATGGTGGTAATATCAAATTGAGCAGCCAGCTCCGCCGGAATATCAGCCGTGGAATCAGTAACAATCTTGACGACCATGGCAAAACTCCTCCTCGCCTCGGCAATATTGCCTCAGTATAGCGTAGAAAGAGCTTATTGCCTAGTAAAAGTTGCGAATTATTACCCCGGAGGATTTAACTGTTGGCCGGCCGCTGCGGGCGGCGGTTCCGCCGGAAATTATAGGGCGTCCCGTCCCCGACCGGGCGCGGCGGTGCCGGACGGCGTTCGGGGCGGCGAGTCTCATAAGCGCCCGCAACGCGCGGCGGTGCCGGCGCGTTATACTCAAACCCCTCAACGGTGCGGCGTTCAATTGAGGTTTTCAACAGCTTTTCCAGTGACCGCACCATCGGCTCATCTTCCGGACTGACAAAGGTAAAGGCATCGCCGGTGCGGCCGATGCGGCCGGTACGGCCGATGCGATGGATATAAGCGTCGGAGGTGTCCGGCATATCGTAGTTGATGACGTGGGAAACATCGGAGACGTCAATACCGCGGGAAGCGATGTCGGTGGCCACCAGCACTTTGTAGGTGCCGTTTTTGAAGCCGTCCAGCGCCGCCTGACGGCGGTATTGCGACAGATTACCCTGAATAGAGGCGACTTTGTAACCCGCCTGCCCCAGGGCAATGGCGACACGTTCCGTTCGGTGTTTGGTCCGGGTAAAAACCAGCACCGAACCGGTTTCAATCTGCTGTAATATAATTTTAAGCAGA from Dehalogenimonas sp. W includes the following:
- a CDS encoding YbaN family protein, whose product is MNKVLRILLIIAGSIALGLGILGIFLPLLPTTPFLLLAAAAYARSSDRFHDWLLGHRVFGEYIRNYRDHRAIKLQAKVMGITMLWLTIGVSILLVSLLWVKLLLAIIAIGVTWHLLSLKTIRS
- a CDS encoding MDR family MFS transporter, whose amino-acid sequence is MTPKPKTALIMAGVMITLMLASLDQTIVATAMPRIVQEFEGLSHLSWVFTAYMLASAVTVPIYGKLSDMFGRRNLILLAVVIFLFGSILSGLAQSMTQLIFFRGIQGIGGGAIMVNSFAIVGDLFPPAQRGKYQGLLGAVFGVTSVIGPLLGGWLTDSFSWRWIFYVNIPLGLAALAVMAAALPRKISSAHEIKSRSIDYLGAVLITLTLVPLLLALVWGGSEYAWGSVMIIGLLAGAAVSLILFIWRERKARDPILSLGLFRNKVFSVSVVAVFFSALGMFGSILFIPVFAQGVTGVSATNSGLILMPMSLAMVSASIISGQLVSRTGNYKILAILGMMGATIGMILFSQIDQNTTSGGLVMRMIIIGLGLGITMPIFTLAVQNAFSQARLGEVTAGIQLFRSVGGTVGGAVLGGVMNAGLAGQLTDINNDPFIKAIQQISPATPVHIDGNTIQAFLSSEGQAQIQNLIAQAPAAVQDQLNAAFAGFLETLKSAYSVSIDQVFIVGALLLGTATAAVFLLPQIALRKTHHHPAAEEAGIMLDLELGQSDKRHEPKL
- a CDS encoding MarR family transcriptional regulator, with the protein product MKRFHSLKRLMAPDTQAAAGEGLAHSQWLALHLVSENEGIGIKELAGLLGITSSAATQLVESLVCKGLLTRQQSLDDRRALILSLPEASRQQVEAVRQQRLEQLNQVFGVLDDAEFEILSCLVDKIVNSKNTEKR
- a CDS encoding DegV family protein; this encodes MVVKIVTDSTADIPAELAAQFDITTIPLYVQFGVDSFRDRVDITEDDFYSRLQNGPVHPTTAQPSPQDFADAFDRIAEGADGIVSVHLSEKMSGTISSARQGAKMMKNPVPVEIVDSTFISMATGLVTLTAARLAQAGYDLQSVAAAARDSVTKITLLVLFDTLTYIARGGRIGRAKALMGSVLNVKPLLDIQGGEFVPVSQVRSRNKGVERLVDLVKNAGHSIVDLSVVHSTTPDEAKALVKRLAEFVPMDKIHLARIGPVLGAHGGPGVLAVTFRTD